GCCGGCGTGTGCGGCTCGTCGAACAGCCACACGCCCAGCACAGCCGTGCCGGCCGCGCCGATGCCGGTCCATACCGCGTAAGCGGTGCCCAGCGGCAGTTTGTCCACCGCCTTGGTCAGCAGAAAAAAACTCGCCGCCATCGCCGCTATGGTTACCGCTGACGGGCCCGGCGCCGAAAATCCTTTCGAATATTTCATGCTGACCGCCCAGACAATCTCAAACAGCCCGGCCAGAAAAAGCAAAACCCAGTTCATGGCGCCTCCTCAAGATGGCATATAAT
This genomic window from Elusimicrobiaceae bacterium contains:
- a CDS encoding multidrug efflux SMR transporter, which encodes MNWVLLFLAGLFEIVWAVSMKYSKGFSAPGPSAVTIAAMAASFFLLTKAVDKLPLGTAYAVWTGIGAAGTAVLGVWLFDEPHTPARVISLLLVICGITGLKISAG